The following are encoded in a window of Geotrypetes seraphini chromosome 5, aGeoSer1.1, whole genome shotgun sequence genomic DNA:
- the LOC117361579 gene encoding sulfotransferase 1C4-like isoform X2, with the protein MIKAETTKGTTWIQEIVDMVIHGGDPAMCQRAPIHLRHPFIELRCPNIPSGLELAEAMPPPRILKTHLPVQLLPPSFWEKDCKIIYVARNAKDNLVSYYHFQQMNRALPHPGTWAQYFEKFLAGEVPWGPWHDHVKDWWEAREHQRILYLFYEDMKKDPAHEIQKVMTFLEKDLGEDAKEKIIGHTSFQAMKENPMTNYCALPWFDHSVSPFIRKGTVGDWKTHFTVEQNERFDEDYRTKMVGTSLNFCNEL; encoded by the exons atgattaaagcagaaacaacaaaag GAACAACTTGGATTCAAGAGATAGTTGATATGGTAATCCATGGTGGAGATCCAGCAATGTGTCAGCGGGCACCCATCCATCTTCGGCACCCCTTTATTGAATTAAGATGTCCAAATATTCCCTCAG GTTTAGAGCTGGCAGAGGCGATGCCCCCTCCAAGAATTCTGAAGACTCACCTCCCTGTCCAGCTGTTGCCCCCCTCCTTCTGGGAGAAGGACTGTAAG ATAATTTATGTTGCTCGGAATGCCAAAGACAACCTAGTTTCATACTACCATTTCCAGCAGATGAACAGAGCACTGCCACACCCTGGCACCTGGGCACAGTATTTTGAGAAGTTCCTGGCAGGAGAAG TGCCCTGGGGTCCATGGCATGATCATGTGAAAGACTGGTGGGAGGCAAGAGAGCATCAACGTATTCTATACTTATTCTATGAGGACATGAAGAAG GATCCTGCTCATGAGATTCAGAAGGTGATGACATTCCTGGAGAAGGATCTGGGAGAGGATGCTAAGGAGAAGATCATTGGACACACCTCCTTTCAAGCTATGAAAGAGAACCCCATGACTAACTACTGTGCTCTTCCCTGGTTTGATCACTCAGTTTCTCCATTCATAAGGAAAG GGACTGTTGGAGACTGGAAAACACATTTCACAGTGGAACAGAATGAGAGATTTGATGAAGATTACAGGACAAAGATGGTGGGAACATCTCTCAATTTCTGCAATGAACTCTGA
- the LOC117361579 gene encoding sulfotransferase 1C4-like isoform X1 — translation MEETKPSPRLDVAKIKGIMLQKLSCENWERIWSFQAQPDDLLIATYPKAGTTWIQEIVDMVIHGGDPAMCQRAPIHLRHPFIELRCPNIPSGLELAEAMPPPRILKTHLPVQLLPPSFWEKDCKIIYVARNAKDNLVSYYHFQQMNRALPHPGTWAQYFEKFLAGEVPWGPWHDHVKDWWEAREHQRILYLFYEDMKKDPAHEIQKVMTFLEKDLGEDAKEKIIGHTSFQAMKENPMTNYCALPWFDHSVSPFIRKGTVGDWKTHFTVEQNERFDEDYRTKMVGTSLNFCNEL, via the exons ATGGAAGAAACTAAGCCTTCTCCACGCCTGGATGTGGCTAAAATAAAAGGGATTATGCTCCAAAAACTTTCCTGTGAGAACTGGGAAAGGATCTGGAGTTTCCAGGCTCAGCCAGATGACCTCCTCATCGCTACCTACCCTAAAGCAG GAACAACTTGGATTCAAGAGATAGTTGATATGGTAATCCATGGTGGAGATCCAGCAATGTGTCAGCGGGCACCCATCCATCTTCGGCACCCCTTTATTGAATTAAGATGTCCAAATATTCCCTCAG GTTTAGAGCTGGCAGAGGCGATGCCCCCTCCAAGAATTCTGAAGACTCACCTCCCTGTCCAGCTGTTGCCCCCCTCCTTCTGGGAGAAGGACTGTAAG ATAATTTATGTTGCTCGGAATGCCAAAGACAACCTAGTTTCATACTACCATTTCCAGCAGATGAACAGAGCACTGCCACACCCTGGCACCTGGGCACAGTATTTTGAGAAGTTCCTGGCAGGAGAAG TGCCCTGGGGTCCATGGCATGATCATGTGAAAGACTGGTGGGAGGCAAGAGAGCATCAACGTATTCTATACTTATTCTATGAGGACATGAAGAAG GATCCTGCTCATGAGATTCAGAAGGTGATGACATTCCTGGAGAAGGATCTGGGAGAGGATGCTAAGGAGAAGATCATTGGACACACCTCCTTTCAAGCTATGAAAGAGAACCCCATGACTAACTACTGTGCTCTTCCCTGGTTTGATCACTCAGTTTCTCCATTCATAAGGAAAG GGACTGTTGGAGACTGGAAAACACATTTCACAGTGGAACAGAATGAGAGATTTGATGAAGATTACAGGACAAAGATGGTGGGAACATCTCTCAATTTCTGCAATGAACTCTGA